The Natronoarchaeum mannanilyticum genome includes the window GATCGTCGGCGTCGCGTCTGTGTTCGTGCTCGGCGTCCCCGCGCCGGACGACGGCGCCGCCCAGCTCGACGCCTACGCCGAGGACGCCGGGACGGTGCTGGCCGGCGAGTCGCCGCGTCACCAAGGGGCCACGCGGCTCGCCGAGGTCGCTAAAAGCCGGGAGAGCTTCGAACGCGAGCGGTCGGCGCTCGATCGGCGCATGGATCGGCTGCTCCCGGACAACCTGCTGTACCGCGTCGAAACCGAGTACGGCGCGGTCGGCTACGAGCGGCCGGCCGGCGTCAGCTACGGCACCGCGACGGTGACGACCGAACACGGCGACGTCCGTATCAGGGTGTGGTACGCGTGACCCGTTCGGACGCAGATGGCGACGACGAGATTCCCGCGTCGACGCGCGCCCAGCTCGTGCTCGTCGCAGGTGCGGTGATCGCCGTCGGCCTCGCGCCGATCGCGCTCGCCTACGTACAGCTCGGCGCCACGACGGACGCCGGCGTCGGCACGGCTGACCGAACCGGCGAGGACGTCACTCGGGCGCTGGATCGAGCCGTCTTCGAGGCGGCGTCCGGCGTCCCCGGCAACCACTCGTGGAGTGACCGCAGGGACGCCGTCGCCGCCGTAGAGAATCGGCTCGATCCGCGTCTGGACACGCTGCGAACGTCGGGGCTCCGCGAGGGCGTCGTCCACGGGATCGAGTACAACGAGTCGGCCGCGGGGGCGTGGGCCGCCGAGGGCTGTCCGGGCGGGCCGAACCGTCAGTTCGGCGACTGCGAGGCGATCGGCGGCGTCGTCGTGCAGGACCGCGGCGGCCGGACGCACGTGCTGGGCGTCGCCGTGGATCTGCGCGTGACAGGAGAAGAATCAGCGTCCCGAATGACACACCGAGTCGATGCCGCGCCTCAGTCGGCAGGATAGCCCGTCTCGGACCCGCTCTCGACCACGTAGGCGTTGCCCTCGACGACGACGTGCTCGCGCGAGTCGTCGTAGAACGCCGGCACCGCCGTCGAGCCGCGGTGGAGCACGCTCGACCGGATCGCGTCGGCTTTCACCAGCAGGAAGCCGCCG containing:
- a CDS encoding DUF7262 family protein, encoding MADRAQLSTPVAEAGVGVLLIVGVASVFVLGVPAPDDGAAQLDAYAEDAGTVLAGESPRHQGATRLAEVAKSRESFERERSALDRRMDRLLPDNLLYRVETEYGAVGYERPAGVSYGTATVTTEHGDVRIRVWYA
- a CDS encoding DUF7261 family protein, which encodes MVRVTRSDADGDDEIPASTRAQLVLVAGAVIAVGLAPIALAYVQLGATTDAGVGTADRTGEDVTRALDRAVFEAASGVPGNHSWSDRRDAVAAVENRLDPRLDTLRTSGLREGVVHGIEYNESAAGAWAAEGCPGGPNRQFGDCEAIGGVVVQDRGGRTHVLGVAVDLRVTGEESASRMTHRVDAAPQSAG